The Thermococcus sp. 21S7 genome window below encodes:
- a CDS encoding proton-conducting transporter membrane subunit, with product MIEHLPALMIAVPLFGAFVAPLLKKKGSAPAVWAMIITGVTLGMALLLVREVLAQGMMVYVFGADSPHLVLPSGYRVPIRIIFEVDAIGAFMALSATLMSFIGAMYSYSHVRNETGLEKYYALLLLLEVGILGMVLTGDLFNLFVFLEIAGIAGSALVGFRNYRGEASEAGIKYLIVSAVASLMVLFSIGLLYGQYGNLNIAYLSTQIGFNTVDIIALGILFTSFAMKCGSVPTHHWVPDAYTEVPSGINPTLLVATYASLYALFRVSFSLFGKVSSGMSSVGWIMCVLGVLTMFIGVTMALVQKDVKRLMSYHAISQTGYMLLGVGVGLAVLNDPAKLAAFGRDAMAGGIFHIINHIIYKSLLLMTAGALFYVTGTRNLNEMGGLARKMPYTTIAFIVGAAAISGIPPFNGFASKFLIYETSYQLSPIFAIFAMVTSVLTLASFVKVFASAFLGPPVKKYEEVTEVPRSMVVAMLILAALCLLFGLFPNVVLDKLVYPAVDALLKLGSYQTWGGIL from the coding sequence ATGATCGAGCACCTGCCCGCACTCATGATAGCCGTACCCCTCTTCGGGGCGTTCGTGGCTCCCCTGCTCAAGAAAAAGGGCAGTGCTCCAGCAGTCTGGGCAATGATAATCACCGGCGTGACGCTGGGGATGGCGCTCCTCCTCGTCAGGGAGGTGCTCGCCCAGGGGATGATGGTGTACGTCTTCGGAGCGGACAGCCCGCACCTCGTTCTGCCCTCAGGGTACAGGGTTCCGATAAGGATAATATTCGAGGTCGACGCAATAGGGGCCTTCATGGCGCTCTCCGCAACGCTCATGAGCTTCATCGGGGCGATGTACTCATACAGCCACGTGAGGAACGAAACGGGCCTTGAGAAGTACTACGCGCTGCTCCTCCTCCTAGAGGTCGGAATCCTCGGCATGGTTCTGACTGGAGACCTGTTCAACCTCTTCGTGTTCCTGGAGATAGCCGGAATAGCCGGTTCGGCCCTGGTTGGCTTCAGAAACTATCGCGGTGAGGCAAGCGAGGCAGGAATCAAGTACCTCATAGTCAGCGCGGTCGCTTCGCTGATGGTGCTGTTCTCAATCGGCCTGCTCTACGGCCAGTACGGGAACCTCAACATAGCCTACCTGAGCACCCAGATAGGGTTCAACACCGTTGACATAATCGCCCTCGGAATACTCTTCACGTCCTTCGCGATGAAGTGCGGTTCGGTACCGACCCACCACTGGGTTCCAGACGCGTACACGGAGGTTCCCTCGGGAATCAACCCCACGCTCCTAGTGGCGACCTACGCGAGCCTCTACGCCCTCTTCAGGGTGAGCTTCAGCCTCTTCGGCAAGGTTAGCTCGGGAATGAGCAGCGTCGGCTGGATAATGTGCGTCCTTGGAGTGCTCACCATGTTCATCGGCGTTACGATGGCCCTCGTCCAGAAGGACGTCAAGAGGCTCATGAGCTACCACGCGATTTCGCAGACCGGCTACATGCTCCTCGGCGTTGGCGTTGGCTTAGCCGTTCTCAACGATCCGGCAAAACTAGCCGCCTTCGGAAGGGACGCGATGGCCGGAGGTATATTCCACATAATCAACCACATCATCTACAAGAGCCTCCTCCTCATGACCGCCGGAGCGCTCTTCTACGTCACCGGAACGAGAAACCTCAACGAGATGGGCGGCTTGGCGAGGAAGATGCCCTACACCACGATAGCCTTCATAGTAGGTGCCGCGGCAATATCCGGAATACCGCCCTTCAACGGCTTCGCGAGCAAATTCCTCATCTACGAGACGTCCTACCAGCTGAGCCCGATATTCGCGATATTCGCAATGGTCACGAGCGTACTGACGCTGGCTTCGTTCGTCAAGGTCTTTGCCTCAGCCTTCCTCGGACCGCCGGTCAAGAAGTACGAGGAGGTAACGGAGGTTCCAAGGAGCATGGTAGTGGCGATGCTCATCCTGGCGGCGCTGTGTCTGCTGTTCGGTCTGTTCCCGAACGTTGTGCTGGACAAGCTTGTCTACCCGGCGGTTGACGCGCTGCTGAAGCTGGGCAGCTACCAGACGTGGGGTGGTATACTATGA
- a CDS encoding sodium:proton antiporter, whose product MNNVILVNLPFIVVALLLAVGFYTIGFKRNLIKVVIGIEILEGAVNLFLIALGYVKGAYAPIYTMAPKEAVNNMVLPTPQALTLTSIVIGVAVSALMLAFAVNIYEHYGTLDVTKIRRLKG is encoded by the coding sequence ATGAATAACGTGATTCTAGTCAACCTCCCGTTCATAGTCGTGGCGCTCCTGCTGGCGGTGGGGTTCTACACGATAGGCTTCAAGCGGAACCTCATCAAGGTCGTCATAGGCATTGAAATCCTTGAGGGAGCCGTCAACCTGTTCCTAATCGCCCTAGGCTACGTCAAAGGCGCCTACGCCCCGATATACACGATGGCACCGAAGGAGGCCGTCAACAACATGGTTCTGCCGACGCCCCAGGCGCTCACGCTGACGAGCATCGTCATAGGCGTCGCCGTCTCGGCCCTGATGCTGGCCTTCGCCGTCAACATCTACGAACACTACGGAACCCTTGACGTTACAAAGATCAGGAGGCTGAAAGGATGA
- a CDS encoding MnhB domain-containing protein, translated as MTTLIIKTTTRYLTALILTFGAYIILHGHLTPGGGFQGGAVFASGLALLIVACEDRVIRERFKKVPLSAFESIGALGFLGVATLGFMGYTFFRNVIANSGFPLFGDPTPLGINPGYLNTGGTLPYMNIFVGTKVFAGLTSIILVFYLLLGVRKDE; from the coding sequence ATGACGACCCTCATCATCAAGACGACCACCAGGTACCTGACGGCGCTCATACTGACGTTCGGAGCCTACATCATCCTCCACGGTCACCTTACGCCGGGAGGCGGCTTCCAAGGAGGAGCTGTTTTCGCCAGCGGCCTGGCACTCCTCATAGTCGCGTGCGAGGACAGGGTGATAAGGGAGCGGTTCAAGAAGGTGCCCCTGAGCGCCTTTGAGAGCATCGGCGCCCTCGGATTCCTGGGAGTGGCAACCCTCGGCTTCATGGGATACACCTTCTTCAGGAACGTCATAGCCAACAGCGGGTTCCCGCTCTTCGGAGACCCGACCCCTCTAGGGATAAACCCCGGCTACCTGAACACGGGCGGAACGCTGCCGTATATGAACATATTCGTTGGAACGAAGGTTTTTGCCGGATTGACCAGCATAATCCTGGTGTTCTACCTCCTCCTGGGGGTGAGGAAGGATGAATAA
- the mbhE gene encoding hydrogen gas-evolving membrane-bound hydrogenase subunit E, with protein sequence MRRALGLFAFIGFTLFLLVAAASLRPFGEPVHTEMDSYFIGHAQEEASSNNVVTSIVFDYRGFDTLGEATVLFTAVAGVLMALRRREVKA encoded by the coding sequence ATGAGGAGAGCCCTCGGCCTCTTCGCGTTCATAGGCTTCACTCTGTTCCTTCTGGTGGCAGCGGCGAGCCTCAGGCCCTTCGGTGAGCCGGTTCACACCGAGATGGACTCCTACTTCATCGGGCACGCGCAGGAGGAGGCATCGTCAAACAACGTCGTCACCAGCATAGTCTTCGACTACAGGGGTTTCGATACCCTCGGAGAGGCCACTGTACTGTTCACCGCGGTTGCGGGCGTGCTGATGGCCCTCAGAAGGAGGGAGGTGAAAGCATGA
- a CDS encoding hydrogenase subunit MbhD domain-containing protein translates to MNFEELFWALQVMAGLGLLIAAIAAVRFKNLVSAVIAMAVFSLILSLEFYILQAPDVAIAEAGVGACLTTAMYLLAIKKTTDEEVIE, encoded by the coding sequence ATGAACTTCGAGGAACTCTTCTGGGCGCTTCAAGTTATGGCGGGGCTGGGGCTTCTGATAGCGGCGATAGCCGCCGTGAGGTTCAAGAACCTGGTCTCGGCCGTCATCGCGATGGCAGTGTTCAGCCTGATACTCTCGCTGGAGTTCTACATACTGCAGGCACCGGACGTCGCGATAGCGGAGGCTGGAGTTGGGGCGTGCCTTACAACCGCGATGTACCTGCTGGCGATCAAGAAAACCACCGACGAGGAGGTGATAGAATGA
- the mnhG gene encoding monovalent cation/H(+) antiporter subunit G, producing MIEWLIGIFLAIGVIFNLLASIGLLRFPDVYTRIHAATKCTTFGTIFIVLATVTYAIYSYFWVEKDPSWITIGIHSALVVIFLVLTNPVGAHALGRAARKSGILPYGAVIDELEGRL from the coding sequence ATGATAGAGTGGCTCATCGGAATCTTCCTGGCAATAGGGGTCATCTTCAACCTGCTGGCCAGCATAGGCCTCCTCCGCTTCCCCGATGTCTACACAAGGATACACGCGGCAACCAAATGCACGACCTTCGGTACGATATTCATAGTCCTCGCCACGGTTACCTACGCGATATACAGCTACTTCTGGGTTGAGAAGGACCCCTCGTGGATAACCATAGGGATACACTCGGCGCTGGTGGTCATATTCCTCGTCCTCACGAACCCTGTTGGAGCGCACGCCCTCGGCAGGGCCGCCAGGAAGTCGGGAATACTGCCCTACGGGGCGGTTATAGACGAGCTGGAGGGTCGCCTATGA
- a CDS encoding cation:proton antiporter, which translates to MTIDGMFMWAMILLLFSATLTLIRLLAGPTIPDRAVALDSMTTTTAGAMVAYGVITRQAVFIDVALVYAVLSYIATLYIARYLVKKRVGVIYTEEGEDS; encoded by the coding sequence ATGACGATAGACGGGATGTTCATGTGGGCAATGATACTGCTGCTGTTTTCGGCAACTCTGACGCTCATAAGGCTCCTGGCCGGGCCGACGATACCTGACAGGGCCGTCGCCCTGGATTCCATGACGACAACCACCGCCGGAGCGATGGTCGCATACGGCGTCATAACCAGGCAGGCGGTTTTCATTGATGTCGCTCTCGTCTACGCGGTTCTGAGCTACATCGCGACCCTCTACATAGCCCGCTATCTGGTCAAGAAGAGGGTCGGGGTTATCTACACTGAAGAGGGGGAGGACTCATGA
- a CDS encoding Na+/H+ antiporter subunit E, producing MGFAAPFLWSLIVYLLLTAGSGKVIAWSPGELVAGIVIAAIIGYATKDVMDEKVSYFFNPKRWLLFIVYAIGPFFFAMAKANLDVAYRVITGKIRPGIVKISPDLTRDESRTLLANSITLTPGTFTLEIDEEGNFYVHWINVPPGKEKPTPEELCGYLPKWARRIAE from the coding sequence ATGGGGTTTGCCGCACCGTTCCTGTGGTCCCTTATCGTCTATCTGCTCCTCACAGCGGGCTCCGGCAAAGTCATTGCTTGGAGTCCGGGGGAGCTGGTTGCAGGGATTGTAATAGCGGCCATCATAGGCTACGCCACAAAGGACGTCATGGACGAAAAGGTGAGCTACTTCTTCAACCCAAAGAGGTGGCTTCTCTTCATAGTCTACGCAATAGGGCCGTTCTTCTTCGCCATGGCAAAAGCGAACCTGGACGTTGCATACAGGGTCATAACCGGCAAGATAAGACCCGGAATAGTCAAGATATCCCCCGACCTGACCCGGGATGAGAGCAGGACTCTTCTGGCCAACTCGATAACCTTGACGCCTGGAACATTCACCCTGGAGATAGACGAGGAGGGCAACTTCTACGTTCACTGGATAAACGTGCCGCCCGGAAAGGAGAAGCCCACGCCGGAGGAGCTGTGTGGGTACCTTCCAAAATGGGCAAGGAGGATTGCGGAATGA